One genomic window of Polyangium aurulentum includes the following:
- a CDS encoding fused MFS/spermidine synthase → MTGEPRTPSPYAWAALSFLGGAAVMNGEIAAGRLLAPYLGTSTSTWAMLIGTVMGSLALGSLLGGWLSARGSAERWVVRLMIASSVLFALLPRGVPWLLASSLERFRAGAAALATVAAVTGIAIALPMASLGALPPLLLHAAGRPRGPDHAIQLGRLSGKLTAAGTVGSLVGTFGAGLLLLPWLGTRATFDAAAVVLSAGAAAFGFYAGERREALVALAATALAAVLATFPAREPAARHGRVLWSGESRHNHIAVVERGEERQIRVNEGFAVQSFARLDGRLPVRDVWAYYALAPSFCTTASPKNVLLLGLGGGTSAEVYRRLYPEAKIVGVELDAAIVEAGRRWLGLELPGVEVVIDDARTFVAAESRRAPGRFDVVVLDAFQFPYVPFQLATAEFFAAVKSLLAPGGVLMVNAGRYGHERAVVHALARTLSSVFAHVAAADAPNRSNTLLVASDHDLARAVGIEGLATTAETKTVLRDLAFRHAPMRPAVWPASTPLLTDDHAPVEWLTDRIVWRAL, encoded by the coding sequence ATGACCGGCGAGCCGCGCACGCCGAGCCCCTACGCATGGGCCGCGCTGAGCTTCCTCGGCGGCGCGGCCGTGATGAACGGCGAAATCGCGGCAGGACGCCTCCTCGCCCCGTATCTCGGCACCAGCACGAGCACGTGGGCCATGCTCATCGGCACCGTGATGGGCAGCCTCGCGCTCGGCAGCCTCCTCGGCGGCTGGCTCAGCGCGCGCGGCTCCGCTGAAAGGTGGGTCGTGCGCCTGATGATCGCCTCGTCGGTCCTCTTTGCCCTCCTGCCGAGGGGCGTGCCGTGGCTGCTCGCGTCGAGCCTCGAGCGCTTCCGCGCGGGGGCCGCCGCGCTCGCGACGGTCGCGGCGGTCACGGGCATTGCGATCGCGCTGCCCATGGCCTCGCTCGGCGCGCTGCCCCCGCTCCTTTTGCACGCCGCCGGGCGCCCGCGCGGCCCGGATCACGCCATCCAGCTCGGCCGCCTCTCGGGCAAGCTCACGGCCGCCGGCACGGTGGGCAGCCTCGTGGGCACGTTCGGGGCGGGTCTATTGCTTTTGCCCTGGCTCGGGACGCGCGCCACGTTCGACGCCGCCGCGGTCGTCCTGTCGGCCGGCGCCGCTGCATTCGGGTTTTACGCGGGCGAGCGGCGCGAGGCATTGGTGGCCCTCGCGGCCACGGCGCTCGCGGCCGTGCTGGCCACCTTCCCGGCGCGGGAGCCTGCCGCGCGGCATGGGCGCGTGCTCTGGTCCGGCGAGTCGCGCCACAATCACATCGCGGTCGTCGAGCGCGGCGAGGAGCGGCAGATCCGGGTGAACGAGGGGTTTGCCGTCCAGTCGTTCGCGCGCCTCGACGGGCGATTGCCGGTCCGCGACGTGTGGGCCTATTACGCGCTCGCCCCGAGCTTCTGCACCACGGCGTCGCCGAAGAACGTGCTCCTCCTCGGGCTCGGCGGCGGCACGTCGGCCGAGGTTTACCGGCGCCTCTACCCGGAAGCGAAGATCGTCGGCGTCGAGCTCGACGCGGCCATCGTCGAGGCAGGCCGCCGCTGGCTCGGGCTCGAGCTGCCCGGGGTCGAGGTGGTCATCGACGACGCGCGCACGTTCGTCGCCGCCGAGTCCCGCCGCGCCCCGGGGCGCTTCGACGTGGTTGTCCTGGATGCATTTCAGTTCCCGTACGTCCCGTTCCAGCTCGCGACGGCCGAGTTTTTCGCCGCCGTGAAGAGCCTGCTCGCGCCCGGCGGCGTCCTCATGGTGAACGCTGGGCGCTACGGCCACGAGCGCGCGGTCGTGCACGCCCTCGCGCGGACGCTCTCCTCCGTGTTCGCGCACGTCGCGGCGGCGGACGCGCCCAATCGGTCGAACACGCTGCTCGTGGCGTCCGACCACGATCTGGCGCGCGCGGTCGGCATCGAGGGCCTCGCGACGACGGCCGAGACGAAGACGGTGCTGCGCGATCTGGCCTTCCGCCATGCGCCGATGCGCCCGGCGGTTTGGCCTGCCAGTACGCCGCTCCTCACCGATGATCACGCGCCCGTCGAGTGGCTGACCGACAGGATCGTGTGGCGTGCGCTCTAG
- a CDS encoding DUF1624 domain-containing protein codes for MTTLSAEAPPAANVDAAPLAAAPRVESVDVLRGIVMVIMALDHVRDFVGPGVPGHGIDVEKLGAPLFLTRWITHFCAPVFVLLAGTGAYLQSARGKGRGELSRFLLTRGLWLVLLELTVVRFGWTFDPGYHMTPLQVIWAIGWSMVVLAGLVHLPVRAVGAIGIAIIALHNLLDGVTPERFGALAPLWSILHVPSPLGLGPGRMAWVAYPLVPWIGVMAAGYALGAFLGADPAERKKRLFALGGALTLAFIALRAVNLYGDPEPWSHQSSALYTALSFLSCTKYPPSLLYLLMTIGPALVALGALEGRDFPGKRTMLLFGRVPLFYYLLHLPFAHAMGSLLYLAWYGPGALSWDTGPAANPPAPFGLPVVYAVTLLLVLLLYPLCRWFGDLKRRRRDLGWLSYL; via the coding sequence ATGACCACGCTCTCCGCCGAAGCTCCACCCGCCGCGAACGTCGACGCGGCGCCCCTCGCCGCGGCCCCGCGTGTCGAATCCGTGGATGTCCTGCGCGGCATCGTGATGGTCATCATGGCCCTCGATCACGTGCGCGACTTCGTCGGTCCGGGTGTCCCGGGGCACGGGATCGACGTCGAGAAGCTCGGCGCGCCGCTCTTTCTGACGCGCTGGATCACGCACTTTTGCGCGCCCGTGTTCGTGCTCCTCGCCGGCACCGGCGCCTACTTGCAGTCGGCGCGCGGCAAGGGGCGCGGAGAGCTATCGCGCTTCCTCCTCACCCGCGGCCTGTGGCTCGTGCTGCTCGAGCTCACGGTCGTGCGGTTCGGATGGACCTTCGATCCCGGCTACCATATGACGCCGCTGCAGGTGATCTGGGCGATCGGCTGGTCCATGGTCGTGCTCGCGGGCCTCGTCCACCTGCCCGTGCGCGCCGTCGGCGCCATCGGAATCGCGATCATCGCCCTGCACAACCTGCTCGACGGCGTCACGCCCGAGCGCTTCGGGGCCCTCGCCCCGCTCTGGTCCATCCTGCACGTGCCGTCGCCCTTGGGGCTCGGCCCGGGCCGCATGGCGTGGGTCGCCTATCCGCTCGTGCCCTGGATCGGCGTGATGGCCGCGGGATACGCGCTCGGCGCATTCCTCGGCGCGGATCCGGCCGAGCGCAAAAAGCGCCTCTTTGCCCTCGGCGGCGCGCTCACGCTCGCCTTCATCGCCCTGCGCGCCGTCAATCTCTACGGCGACCCCGAGCCCTGGAGCCACCAATCGAGCGCGCTCTACACCGCGCTCTCCTTCCTGAGCTGCACCAAATACCCGCCCTCTTTGCTCTACCTGCTCATGACGATCGGCCCGGCGCTCGTCGCCCTGGGCGCGCTCGAAGGGCGCGATTTCCCGGGTAAACGCACCATGCTCCTGTTCGGGCGCGTGCCGCTCTTTTATTACCTCCTGCACCTGCCGTTCGCGCACGCCATGGGCAGCCTCCTGTATCTCGCGTGGTATGGCCCTGGCGCGCTCTCGTGGGACACGGGCCCCGCGGCGAACCCGCCCGCGCCTTTCGGTCTGCCCGTCGTCTACGCGGTCACCCTGCTCCTCGTGCTCTTGCTCTATCCTCTCTGCCGCTGGTTCGGCGATCTCAAGCGCCGGCGGCGCGACCTCGGCTGGCTCAGCTATCTCTGA
- the metG gene encoding methionine--tRNA ligase, whose amino-acid sequence MKPLLVTSALPYANGHIHLGHVLEYTLTDIYARYQRMSGRRCIFICADDTHGAPIMMRARKEGRSEVDLITEMAEAHLRDFDKLQIRFDHYGSTNSEATRWVCHRIWEGLRSRNMISNREVTQLFDPQAGVFLADRFVKGTCPKCSSPDQYGDSCDKCGSTYAATDLIDPKSTLSGARPEIRSAPHIFVAVEGEHAFLEQWTQAEGRMPKEIANYLAGHFLSEPLRDWDVSRPAPYFGFEIPDAPGNYWYVWYDAPIGYVGSTKEWCEKNGESFDKWWRSDEVEIVHVIGKDIVYFHTLFWPVMLKSSGYSLPSRVQVHGFLTVNGEKMSKSKGTFIMASTYLEHLDPAYLRYYYASKLGSRVEDLDLNLEEFVQKVNSELVNKVVNLASRTSRFVAKTGLSASYPDDGGLFEGAAKAGDEIAEAYASFDSARAIRGIIALADRANEYVDRMAPWALAKQPGKEAEVQAVCTVALNLYRQIVLYLAPVLPKLAEESGKLLNAPMDQWSLAKTPLVGTPVSTYQHLMKRVEMEAVQRMIDASKTADAAAEPKTTTAAEAPAAEKSLPVDDGEALAKEPLAAECSIDDFKKVDLRIARIVEAEGVPGAKKLLKLTVSLGGDAKRTVFAGIKAHYDPKDLVGRLVVVCANLAPRQMKFGTSEGMVLAAGGEDTVFLLSPDTGAKPGMRIH is encoded by the coding sequence ATGAAACCCTTGCTCGTCACCAGCGCCCTGCCGTACGCGAACGGCCACATCCACCTCGGCCACGTCCTCGAGTACACGCTCACGGACATCTACGCGCGCTACCAGCGCATGTCCGGGCGCCGGTGCATCTTCATCTGCGCGGACGACACGCACGGCGCCCCGATCATGATGCGCGCCCGCAAGGAGGGGCGCAGCGAGGTCGATCTCATCACCGAGATGGCCGAGGCGCACCTGCGCGACTTCGACAAGCTGCAGATCCGCTTCGATCACTACGGCAGCACCAACTCCGAGGCGACCCGCTGGGTTTGCCACCGCATCTGGGAGGGGCTGCGCAGCCGCAACATGATCTCGAACCGCGAGGTGACGCAGCTCTTCGACCCGCAGGCGGGCGTCTTCCTCGCCGACCGCTTCGTCAAGGGGACGTGTCCGAAGTGCAGCTCGCCCGATCAGTATGGCGATAGCTGCGACAAGTGCGGCTCGACCTACGCCGCGACCGATCTGATCGATCCGAAGAGCACGCTCTCCGGCGCCCGGCCCGAGATCCGGAGCGCGCCGCACATTTTCGTGGCGGTCGAGGGCGAGCACGCCTTCCTCGAGCAATGGACGCAGGCCGAGGGGCGCATGCCCAAGGAGATCGCCAACTACCTCGCCGGCCACTTCCTCTCCGAGCCCTTGCGCGATTGGGACGTCTCGCGCCCCGCGCCCTACTTCGGCTTCGAGATCCCCGACGCGCCCGGCAACTACTGGTACGTCTGGTACGACGCGCCCATCGGCTACGTCGGCAGCACGAAGGAATGGTGCGAGAAGAACGGCGAATCGTTCGACAAGTGGTGGCGCTCGGACGAGGTCGAGATCGTCCACGTCATCGGCAAGGACATCGTCTACTTCCACACGCTCTTCTGGCCCGTCATGCTGAAGAGCAGCGGCTATTCGCTCCCCTCGCGCGTGCAGGTCCACGGCTTTCTCACCGTCAACGGCGAGAAGATGTCGAAGAGCAAGGGCACGTTCATCATGGCGTCGACGTACCTCGAGCACCTCGACCCGGCGTATTTGCGTTATTACTACGCGAGCAAGCTCGGGTCGCGGGTCGAGGATCTCGATCTGAACCTCGAGGAGTTCGTCCAGAAGGTGAACTCCGAGCTGGTGAACAAGGTCGTGAACCTCGCGAGCCGCACCTCGCGCTTCGTGGCGAAGACGGGTCTGTCGGCGAGCTACCCCGACGACGGCGGGCTCTTCGAGGGGGCGGCGAAGGCGGGCGACGAGATCGCCGAGGCGTACGCTTCCTTCGATTCTGCGCGGGCGATACGAGGCATCATCGCGCTGGCCGATCGCGCGAACGAATACGTCGACCGCATGGCCCCCTGGGCGCTCGCCAAGCAGCCCGGCAAGGAGGCCGAGGTGCAGGCCGTGTGCACGGTGGCGTTGAACCTCTACCGGCAGATCGTCCTCTATCTCGCGCCCGTATTGCCCAAGCTCGCCGAGGAGTCGGGCAAGCTGCTCAATGCTCCGATGGACCAATGGTCGCTCGCGAAGACCCCCCTCGTGGGCACGCCCGTGAGCACTTACCAGCACCTGATGAAGCGCGTGGAGATGGAGGCCGTGCAGCGCATGATCGATGCCAGCAAGACGGCGGACGCGGCGGCCGAGCCCAAGACGACGACGGCGGCCGAGGCGCCCGCGGCGGAGAAGAGCCTGCCCGTGGACGACGGCGAGGCGCTCGCGAAGGAGCCGCTCGCGGCGGAGTGCTCGATCGACGATTTCAAGAAGGTCGACCTGCGCATCGCGCGCATCGTCGAGGCCGAGGGCGTGCCGGGGGCGAAGAAGCTCCTGAAGCTCACGGTGTCGCTCGGCGGGGACGCGAAGAGGACGGTGTTCGCCGGGATCAAGGCCCATTACGATCCGAAGGACCTCGTGGGCAGGCTCGTGGTCGTGTGCGCGAACCTCGCGCCGCGGCAGATGAAGTTCGGGACCAGCGAGGGCATGGTGCTCGCGGCGGGCGGGGAGGACACGGTCTTTCTCCTGTCGCCCGACACGGGCGCGAAGCCGGGCATGCGGATTCATTGA
- a CDS encoding HTTM domain-containing protein codes for MTDEREPREPGRGERLARILLRPTDAAALAAFRFLFGLLGTVSAARFLAYGWVDDFFVKPKSFLHYWGFEWVEPLSSRGMHALFVALAAVSACVAVGLFYRAAIVLFFLGFTYIQLVDVTNYLNHYYLVSLLALLMSFMPLHRAYSVDAWLSKKPPSDTLPAWCTYLLRFQVGTVYFFAGLAKVNADWLLHAQPLNIWLSSRTYLPVIGPLLGERWVAYAMSWAGCLFDLTVVLFLMMPRTRIAAYAVVLVFHAATKALFPIGMFPVIMVVAALAFFSPSWPRRLLRAFGRKAQDPDLPAPPAAPRPFNACVAAAACYCAFQLLWPLRTHLYGGDVLWHEQGMRFSWRVMLREKNGSVTYLVTNPRTGRTQEVPPRKYLNSRQERDFSTQPDLILQLAHRIARDFEAKEGVRPVVRAQALVSLNGRPAELLVDPERDLAQVSDGLARASWIKPSPQSPPIHLEAIAWHRP; via the coding sequence ATGACTGACGAGCGCGAGCCCCGCGAGCCGGGCCGCGGCGAGCGGCTCGCGCGGATCCTCCTCCGCCCGACCGACGCCGCGGCGCTCGCTGCGTTCCGCTTTCTCTTCGGCCTGCTCGGCACCGTCAGCGCCGCGCGCTTCCTCGCGTACGGGTGGGTCGACGACTTCTTCGTCAAGCCGAAGAGCTTCCTCCACTACTGGGGCTTCGAATGGGTCGAGCCCCTGTCGTCACGCGGAATGCACGCGCTCTTCGTGGCCCTCGCCGCGGTGAGCGCGTGCGTCGCGGTCGGCCTGTTCTACCGCGCCGCGATCGTCCTCTTCTTCCTGGGCTTCACGTACATCCAGCTCGTCGACGTCACCAATTACCTGAATCATTATTATCTCGTCAGCCTGCTCGCGCTCCTGATGTCGTTCATGCCGCTCCACCGCGCCTATTCGGTGGATGCCTGGCTCTCGAAGAAGCCGCCGAGCGATACGCTCCCCGCGTGGTGCACGTACCTGCTCCGCTTCCAGGTCGGCACCGTGTACTTTTTCGCCGGCCTCGCCAAGGTCAACGCCGACTGGCTCTTGCACGCGCAGCCGCTCAACATCTGGCTGTCGTCGCGCACCTATCTGCCGGTGATCGGCCCCCTGCTCGGCGAGCGCTGGGTGGCGTACGCGATGAGCTGGGCGGGCTGCCTCTTCGATTTGACGGTCGTCCTCTTTCTCATGATGCCGAGGACCCGCATCGCCGCCTACGCCGTGGTCCTCGTCTTCCACGCGGCGACCAAGGCGCTGTTCCCGATCGGCATGTTCCCGGTGATCATGGTCGTCGCGGCCCTCGCGTTCTTCTCGCCGAGCTGGCCGCGCAGGCTCCTCCGCGCCTTCGGGCGCAAAGCCCAGGATCCCGACCTCCCCGCCCCCCCTGCCGCGCCGCGCCCCTTCAATGCCTGCGTCGCCGCGGCCGCCTGCTATTGCGCATTCCAGCTCCTCTGGCCCTTGCGGACGCACCTCTACGGCGGCGACGTCCTGTGGCACGAGCAGGGCATGCGTTTTTCCTGGCGGGTGATGCTGCGTGAGAAGAACGGCAGCGTCACCTATCTCGTGACGAACCCGCGCACCGGCCGCACCCAGGAGGTGCCGCCGCGCAAGTACCTGAACAGCCGCCAGGAGCGCGATTTCTCCACGCAGCCGGATCTCATCCTGCAGCTCGCCCACCGCATCGCGCGCGATTTCGAGGCCAAGGAAGGGGTCCGGCCCGTCGTGCGCGCGCAAGCCCTCGTCTCGCTCAACGGCCGCCCGGCCGAGCTCCTCGTCGACCCCGAGAGGGACCTTGCCCAGGTGTCCGATGGCCTCGCGCGGGCATCCTGGATCAAGCCCTCTCCCCAGAGCCCCCCCATCCATCTCGAGGCCATTGCATGGCATCGCCCGTGA
- a CDS encoding lysophospholipid acyltransferase family protein yields the protein MLDDLKSFLLDQIDRRVPPELSALVDAAVHDVNRLGYDKWGFSPAATKRTLLVMEWLYRHYFRVEVHGIDRVPPGRGLLIGNHSSQIAYDGMMVATAMLLDARPPRAVKAMIEKVFQRVPIVNVIMTRSGQITGLPENCERMLAEEELLMVFPEGARGSGKLWKDRYKLVDFGTGFVRLALKMRAPITPFAFIGGEETAPAFLDIKPLARLLGLPYFPITPTILPLPLPARCSIWFGEPMFFEGTGNEEDAEVMPMVEAVKRRIGELIHEGLAARTSLYI from the coding sequence ATGCTCGACGACCTGAAGAGCTTTCTCCTCGACCAGATCGACCGCCGCGTCCCGCCCGAGCTCTCCGCGCTCGTCGACGCCGCCGTGCACGACGTCAATCGGCTCGGCTATGACAAGTGGGGGTTCTCTCCCGCCGCCACGAAGCGCACCTTGCTCGTCATGGAGTGGCTCTACCGCCACTACTTCCGCGTCGAGGTGCACGGCATCGATCGCGTGCCCCCCGGCCGCGGGCTGCTCATCGGCAATCACTCCTCCCAGATCGCCTACGACGGCATGATGGTGGCGACCGCGATGCTGCTCGACGCCCGCCCGCCCCGCGCGGTGAAGGCGATGATCGAGAAGGTCTTCCAGCGGGTGCCGATCGTGAACGTCATCATGACGAGGAGCGGCCAGATCACGGGTCTGCCCGAGAACTGCGAGCGCATGCTCGCCGAGGAGGAGCTTCTCATGGTCTTCCCCGAGGGCGCGCGCGGCAGCGGCAAGCTCTGGAAAGACCGCTACAAGCTGGTCGATTTCGGCACGGGTTTCGTCCGCCTCGCGCTCAAGATGCGCGCCCCGATCACGCCTTTCGCGTTCATCGGCGGCGAGGAGACGGCCCCCGCGTTCCTCGATATCAAGCCCCTGGCGCGCCTCCTCGGGCTGCCCTATTTCCCCATCACCCCGACGATCCTGCCCCTGCCGCTGCCCGCGCGCTGCTCGATCTGGTTCGGCGAGCCGATGTTCTTCGAGGGCACGGGCAACGAGGAGGACGCCGAGGTGATGCCCATGGTCGAAGCGGTGAAGCGCAGGATCGGCGAGCTCATCCACGAGGGGCTCGCGGCCCGCACGAGCCTGTACATCTAG
- a CDS encoding imelysin family protein, with the protein MSLRKQPGANAASPAKAPQAKRLFPLILLGIGGAAAIAAGCERISFYSTGRATSEPSSSASSSTSGSAGPTGGSTVVTRAVLLDAITTCNIELLDSFRDAAEELETAAAAAKDDPAAADKARAAWTKAIDIWQKAEVFQFGPAGPSTTPGGKALRDYIYSWPLVSRCLVEQNLVSKAYETPDFGTTALVNMRGLASAEYLLFHTGTDNACSPATNINASGQWAALSPAELAARKAHYSSVLASDVARAARDLVKAWSPEGGNFKAQIANAGESGSVYTTEQMALNAVSDAMFYVESQVKDAKLARPLGLRLCDDATCPDAVESRFARRSRQHVRNNLLGVRMLIAGCNDGEGVGFDDLLTAVGASSLAGRMTADLDAAIAAADALKSDDIASELGTDIVAVQNLHAAVKKVTDALKTEFVSVLDLELPTALEGDND; encoded by the coding sequence ATGTCCCTACGCAAGCAACCCGGGGCGAACGCCGCATCGCCCGCGAAGGCCCCGCAAGCAAAGCGCCTCTTCCCCCTGATCCTTCTGGGCATTGGCGGCGCCGCCGCCATCGCCGCGGGCTGCGAGCGCATCTCGTTCTATTCGACAGGCCGCGCCACGAGCGAGCCCTCCTCTTCGGCCTCGTCCTCGACGAGCGGCTCCGCAGGTCCGACGGGCGGATCCACGGTCGTCACGCGCGCGGTCCTGCTCGACGCGATCACCACGTGCAACATCGAGCTGCTCGACTCGTTCCGCGACGCCGCCGAGGAGCTCGAAACGGCCGCCGCCGCCGCCAAGGACGACCCCGCCGCGGCGGACAAAGCCCGCGCCGCCTGGACCAAGGCCATCGACATCTGGCAAAAAGCCGAGGTGTTCCAGTTCGGCCCCGCCGGGCCCAGCACGACCCCCGGCGGAAAGGCGCTGCGCGATTATATCTATTCATGGCCCCTCGTCAGCCGCTGCCTCGTCGAGCAAAACCTGGTCTCGAAGGCGTACGAGACGCCCGATTTCGGCACGACCGCGCTCGTCAACATGCGCGGCCTCGCCAGCGCCGAATACCTCCTGTTTCACACGGGCACGGACAACGCGTGCAGCCCCGCCACGAACATCAACGCGAGCGGACAGTGGGCCGCGCTCTCGCCGGCCGAGCTCGCCGCGCGCAAGGCGCATTATTCGTCCGTCCTCGCCTCCGACGTCGCCCGCGCCGCGCGCGACCTCGTGAAAGCCTGGAGCCCCGAAGGCGGCAATTTCAAGGCGCAGATCGCGAACGCCGGCGAGAGCGGCTCGGTGTACACGACCGAGCAGATGGCCCTGAACGCCGTGAGCGACGCGATGTTCTACGTCGAGAGCCAGGTGAAGGACGCGAAGCTCGCACGCCCGCTCGGGCTGCGCCTCTGCGACGACGCCACCTGCCCCGACGCCGTCGAGTCGCGCTTCGCCCGCCGCTCGCGGCAGCACGTCCGCAATAACCTCCTCGGCGTGCGCATGCTGATCGCAGGGTGCAACGACGGCGAGGGCGTGGGATTCGACGACCTGCTCACCGCCGTCGGCGCCTCGTCGCTCGCGGGGAGAATGACCGCCGACCTCGACGCGGCCATCGCGGCGGCCGACGCCCTGAAGAGCGACGATATCGCCAGCGAGCTCGGGACGGACATCGTCGCGGTCCAGAACCTCCACGCGGCCGTGAAGAAAGTCACGGACGCGTTGAAGACCGAGTTCGTCTCCGTGCTCGATCTCGAGCTGCCGACGGCGCTGGAAGGCGACAATGACTGA
- a CDS encoding TonB-dependent receptor family protein encodes MIRSSVLPALLVLSVAPAALAQPPGEPAPAAPAEETPAKPAEEAAPKPEEAAQSAPADEKSGPPAPPPSPLEISVVGTRVQQTSGSAHVVTPKQLQRFKHDDPHKVFLSVPGVYIRGEDGFGLRPNIGIRGALSDRSKKITLMEDGVLFGPAPYSAPAAYYFPLIGRMDSVRVVKGPSAVSFGPHTIGGAIDLITAAIPSERRGMIDLSTGQFMHRKLHFRQALADDNYGVLVEVAHLGTDGFKELDGGGNTGFSRTELMLKGRYVFDPTAKVVNELEIKAGYGGEDSNETYLGLTDEDFRENPYRRYGASRLDHMEWNRTQLQLTHRARFGRKLDITTTLYRHDLHRIWRKVNGFRGAAISSVLANPEDPRAAVFYGVLTGQIAPSTPEETLLIGPNDRKFVSQGLQSTISYRPRTGPVRHRIEYGVRIHYDSIRRLHTQDGFLVEGNELVPEERFTQTTADNDASTWALSMHASDAATWGPLTVTVGARMESIRSEMDDRFEGTQTITVQQVIVPGAGVFVALPRDLGLFAGVHQGFSPVPPGQTVPVRPEKSVNYEAGMRWSPRRFRAEIIGFYNDYKNLTNICTFSTGCVEENLDQQSDGGAARVLGVEAYAESELKVRENLAIPGRFSYTFTDARFSTDFQSADPIFGNVRAGDELPYVPRHQLSASVGVEMPRWGANLSGTYVSAMRESAGQGEPAPGTATDAYFLLDASVNVRVLRWLSVYGLGRNLLDDAYIASRRPYGARPGAPRWLMIGAKADF; translated from the coding sequence GTGATTCGAAGCTCCGTATTGCCCGCGCTCCTCGTCCTCTCCGTCGCCCCGGCGGCCCTCGCCCAGCCCCCCGGCGAGCCGGCCCCCGCCGCGCCTGCGGAAGAAACCCCTGCCAAACCCGCCGAGGAGGCCGCGCCGAAGCCCGAAGAGGCCGCCCAGAGCGCTCCGGCAGACGAAAAGAGCGGTCCGCCCGCGCCGCCGCCCTCCCCGCTCGAGATCTCGGTCGTCGGCACGCGCGTCCAGCAGACGAGCGGCTCGGCGCACGTGGTGACGCCGAAGCAGCTCCAGCGCTTCAAGCACGACGACCCGCACAAGGTCTTCCTCTCCGTGCCCGGCGTCTACATCCGCGGCGAGGACGGCTTCGGATTGCGCCCCAACATCGGCATCCGCGGCGCCCTCTCCGATCGCAGCAAGAAGATCACGCTGATGGAGGACGGCGTGCTCTTCGGCCCCGCGCCTTATTCAGCGCCCGCCGCGTATTACTTCCCCCTCATCGGCCGCATGGACTCGGTGCGCGTGGTGAAGGGCCCCTCGGCGGTGAGCTTCGGCCCGCACACGATCGGCGGCGCCATCGACCTCATCACCGCGGCCATTCCCTCCGAGCGCCGCGGCATGATCGACCTGTCCACCGGCCAGTTCATGCACCGCAAGCTGCACTTCCGGCAGGCGCTCGCAGACGACAATTACGGCGTCCTGGTGGAGGTCGCCCACCTCGGGACCGACGGCTTCAAGGAGCTCGACGGCGGCGGCAACACCGGCTTTTCCCGCACCGAGCTGATGCTCAAGGGGCGCTACGTCTTCGACCCGACCGCCAAGGTGGTGAACGAGCTCGAGATCAAGGCCGGATACGGGGGCGAGGACTCCAACGAGACCTACCTCGGGCTCACCGACGAGGATTTCCGGGAAAACCCCTACCGTCGTTATGGCGCGAGCCGCCTCGACCACATGGAGTGGAACCGGACGCAGCTCCAGCTCACGCACCGCGCGCGCTTCGGCCGGAAGCTCGACATCACGACGACGCTCTACCGCCACGACCTGCACCGCATCTGGCGCAAGGTGAACGGCTTTCGCGGCGCCGCCATCAGCAGCGTGCTCGCGAACCCCGAAGACCCGCGGGCCGCGGTGTTCTACGGCGTCCTGACGGGGCAGATCGCGCCGAGCACGCCCGAGGAGACGCTCCTCATCGGGCCGAACGATCGCAAGTTCGTCTCGCAAGGCCTGCAATCGACGATCTCGTACCGACCGAGGACGGGGCCCGTCCGGCATCGAATCGAATACGGCGTCAGGATCCATTACGACTCGATCCGCCGCCTGCACACGCAGGACGGCTTCCTCGTCGAGGGCAACGAGCTGGTCCCGGAGGAGCGATTCACGCAGACGACCGCGGACAACGACGCGAGCACCTGGGCGCTCTCCATGCACGCGTCCGACGCCGCGACCTGGGGCCCGCTCACGGTCACGGTCGGCGCGAGAATGGAGTCGATCCGCAGCGAGATGGACGATCGGTTCGAAGGCACGCAGACGATCACCGTGCAGCAGGTGATCGTGCCCGGCGCGGGCGTCTTCGTCGCATTGCCCCGCGACCTCGGCCTCTTCGCCGGCGTGCACCAGGGCTTCTCGCCGGTGCCGCCCGGACAGACCGTGCCCGTGCGCCCGGAGAAGAGCGTGAACTACGAGGCGGGCATGCGCTGGTCGCCGCGGCGATTCCGCGCGGAGATCATCGGCTTTTACAACGACTACAAGAACCTCACGAACATCTGCACGTTCTCCACGGGCTGCGTGGAGGAGAACCTCGACCAGCAATCCGACGGCGGCGCGGCGCGCGTGCTCGGCGTCGAGGCCTATGCCGAGAGCGAGCTGAAGGTGCGGGAGAACCTCGCCATTCCCGGCCGCTTCAGCTACACGTTCACCGACGCGCGCTTCTCCACGGACTTTCAATCGGCCGATCCCATCTTCGGCAACGTGCGCGCGGGCGACGAGCTGCCCTATGTGCCGAGGCACCAGCTCTCGGCGTCGGTCGGGGTCGAGATGCCCCGGTGGGGCGCGAACCTCTCGGGCACGTACGTGAGCGCCATGCGCGAGAGCGCCGGCCAGGGCGAGCCCGCGCCGGGCACGGCCACCGATGCCTATTTCCTCCTCGACGCCTCGGTGAACGTCCGCGTGCTCCGCTGGCTGAGCGTCTACGGGCTCGGGAGGAACCTGCTCGACGACGCCTATATCGCCTCCCGGCGCCCCTACGGCGCCCGCCCCGGCGCCCCGCGCTGGCTGATGATCGGCGCCAAGGCCGACTTCTGA